One window from the genome of Hydra vulgaris chromosome 02, alternate assembly HydraT2T_AEP encodes:
- the LOC124812251 gene encoding cytochrome P450 4V2 codes for MVSVLYILFTGLIFYVVSKILWKLWRNSYGLSSIVTPPNIPFFGTSLYLHSDARKFFFQLYDYTRRYGDVFCIWLGPKPVICSSSVKFSEAVLSSQKVITKGFSYDFLHDWLKTGLLTSTGSKWKTRRRLLTPSFHFSILNNFIKIFEEQASILVDKLAVAADNKEVVDVQVPIGLATLDIICETSMGVKVNAQSHPDSEYVKAITVLNEEIQMRQKFPWLWFDAIYKLLPCGKRFYKALDVAHKLSFDVINKRMQMKIQESYCETASDDKKFFLDLLLDIYRKGEIDTEGIQEEVDTFMFEGHDTTSAALGWTLWLLGKNPDVQRKLHKEIDEIELNGGSLYDKVRQSKYLENILKESLRMHPPVPLYGRTVEEDMTIDGQFIPKGAQIILLVVILHSNPDYWENPKEFIPERFEADSYEKRNPYSYVPFSAGPRNCIGQKFAMIEEKILLYSIMKNFHLKSMQDENEVFGTVDIIHKSINGINIKFTRR; via the coding sequence GTACTTGCATAGTGATGcccgaaaattttttttccaactgtATGACTATACAAGAAGATATGGTGATGTGTTTTGCATTTGGTTGGGGCCAAAACCAGTAATATGTTCTTCCTCTGTAAAATTCTCAGAAGCAGTATTAAGTAGTCAGAAAGTTATCACCAAAGgattttcttatgattttttgCATGACTGGTTAAAAACTGGGCTACTTACAAGCACAGGATCAAAATGGAAAACACGTAGAAGGCTACTGACACCAAGCTTCCATTTTTCCATACTCAATAACTTTATTAAGATATTTGAAGAGCAAGCATCCATTCTGGTGGACAAACTAGCTGTAGCTGCTGATAACAAAGAAGTTGTAGATGTGCAAGTACCTATTGGTTTGGCAACCTTGGATATAATCTGCGAAACTTCAATGGGTGTAAAAGTAAATGCACAAAGTCATCCAGATTCTGAGTATGTTAAAGCTATCAcagttttaaatgaagaaattcAAATGCGACAAAAGTTTCCTTGGCTTTGGTTTGATGCCATTTACAAACTGTTGCCTTGtggtaaaagattttataaagctTTAGATGTTGCTCATAAGCTATCTTTTGATGTCATAAATAAACGCATGCAAATGAAAATTCAAGAATCATATTGTGAGACTGCATCAGatgataagaaattttttttagatttgttgtTAGATATATACCGAAAAGGTGAAATTGACACTGAAGGTATTCAAGAAGAAGTTGATACTTTTATGTTTGAAGGTCATGATACAACTTCGGCTGCTCTAGGTTGGACTCTTTGGTTGTTAGGAAAAAATCCAGATGTTCAAAGGAAGCTGCACAAAGAAATTGATGAAATAGAGTTAAATGGAGGTTCGCTTTATGATAAAGTCAGACAATCtaaatatcttgaaaatattcttaaagaatCATTACGAATGCATCCTCCTGTCCCTCTGTATGGAAGAACAGTCGAGGAAGATATGACCATTGATGGTCAGTTTATTCCCAAAGGAGCAcaaataattcttttagttGTAATCTTGCACTCAAACCCTGATTATTGGGAAAACCCAAAAGAGTTTATACCTGAACGTTTTGAAGCTGATAGTTATGAAAAGCGCAACCCATACAGTTATGTACCTTTTTCTGCTGGACCAAGGAATTGCATTGGCCAAAAATTTGCCATGATTGAAGAGAAAATATTACTGTACAGCATAATGAAAAACTTCCATCTCAAGTCAATGCAGGATGAAAATGAAGTTTTTGGTACTGTTGATATAATTCATAAGTCAATTAATGGAATTAATATAAAGTTCACAAGAAGATAA